A stretch of the Lactuca sativa cultivar Salinas chromosome 9, Lsat_Salinas_v11, whole genome shotgun sequence genome encodes the following:
- the LOC111881335 gene encoding acyl-CoA--sterol O-acyltransferase 1-like → MEGEMKNFVLVWTTVLASLLFCRKISKVIEPGKTRLLAFIPVFCIFIYLPLLLTAVNLTGPTSFFVTWLANFKLMLFAFDKGPLYSNPPLPLFKFIITTCVPIKISDKSQNKKTSTQVNGKSDESQDGKSDESQAGGASKKGKKSPINYAVKFMVLVLLLKIYEYGGQLHPLMKMALFCVHIYVVLDVGLAMVAYLARAIVGFELEPQFDEPYLATSLQDFWGKRWNLMVTSILHPTVYLPVRSISGRFLSRDLASLPAVTATFIVSGLMHELIFYYLGRLKPTWEVTWFFVIHGVLVSLELVVKRAVGGRFRLPPVVSAPLALGVVMATSFWLFFPPFLRCETELRSCKELAAFKELVVRGRFVAPNDVSCPYY, encoded by the coding sequence ATGGAGGGGGAGATGAAAAACTTCGTACTTGTATGGACAACAGTCCTGGCATCTCTCCTTTTCTGCCGCAAAATAAGTAAAGTTATAGAACCAGGTAAAACACGTCTTTTAGCATTCATCCCTGTCTTCTGCATCTTCATCTACCTCCCTCTCCTCCTTACCGCTGTTAATCTCACCGGTCCTACCTCTTTCTTCGTAACATGGCTTGCAAACTTCAAATTGATGTTGTTTGCGTTTGATAAAGGTCCTTTGTACTCAAATCCACCCCTCCCTTTGTTCAAATTCATCATCACTACTTGTGTCCCGATCAAAATCAGCGATAAATCCCAAAATAAGAAGACATCGACTCAAGTTAATGGAAAATCTGACGAATCTCAAGATGGAAAATCCGACGAATCTCAAGCAGGTGGAGCTTCGAAAAAGGGAAAGAAATCGCCGATCAATTACGCTGTCAAGTTTATGGTGCTTGTTTTGTTGCTGAAGATTTATGAATATGGAGGCCAGCTACACCCTCTGATGAAAATGGCTCTGTTTTGTGTTCATATTTATGTGGTTCTAGATGTGGGTTTAGCCATGGTTGCGTATTTAGCTCGAGCAATTGTTGGTTTCGAGCTCGAACCACAGTTTGATGAGCCGTATCTGGCTACATCTCTACAAGATTTTTGGGGAAAGAGATGGAATCTAATGGTTACAAGTATACTACATCCAACGGTGTACCTTCCCGTCCGATCAATTTCCGGTAGGTTTCTATCGAGAGATTTAGCTTCGCTTCCGGCGGTAACGGCCACGTTTATCGTCTCCGGTTTGATGCACGAGTTAATATTTTATTACCTTGGACGACTGAAACCCACATGGGAAGTCACATGGTTCTTCGTGATTCACGGCGTGTTGGTGAGTCTGGAGTTGGTGGTTAAAAGGGCGGTGGGTGGAAGATTCCGTCTGCCGCCGGTGGTTTCCGCTCCGCTGGCGTTGGGTGTGGTGATGGCCACCAGCTTCTGGTTATTCTTTCCGCCGTTCTTGCGGTGTGAGACAGAACTCCGGTCGTGTAAAGAATTGGCTGCGTTCAAGGAACTTGTTGTTCGTGGAAGATTTGTTGCTCCAAATGACGTCTCTTGCCCGTACTATTGA